The genomic window TGTTATCAATTTCTTTACGATGCAGATGTTATAGTTTTTTTCGATGTCAATGAAATGACATTCCCATTTCATTTAAATAGGTTTAATGGATTAAAAGTTTTTTATTGCTGTACATTGCTTGAGAAAGAGGACTATTTCAGAAAAAATCCATTTTCCAGGTTACTTCTTAAAAATTCTTCTGATTATTACCTTGCTTCAAATGTGGAAACTAAGAGTGCTCTAAAAAGACTTGGCGTAGAGGAAAGTAAAATAGAAGTCATCCCTTATGGAATAGAGATAGACAAATATCAAAGAAATGCTTCTTATTCTTTTGATGTAAAAAGAATTGGCTTTCTCGGAGGGATTGAAGAGAGGAAGGGAATACATATCCTTTTGGAAGCCTGTAAAAAATTAGATATGCCATTCCGCCTGATGATAGCTGGACAAATTAGGGATGAAAAATACTTCAATGACATTAAGAAGGAAATAGATATGATAAATAAAAGAGAAAATTGTGAGGCAAAATATATAGGATGCCTGCCTGATGAGGAAATGGTTTCTTTTTACAGCAGTCTTACAGTTTTTGTTTGTCCTTCCTTATCGGAAGAATTTGGGATTGTCATCTTAGAGGCAATGGCCTGTGAAACACCAGTCATTGCTTCAAAAGAAGGGGGGCTTAAGACGATTATTGAAGATGGAAAGAGCGGACTTTTATTCGAGAAGGGAAATGCAGAAGAATTAAATAGAAAATTAGATTTAATTTTATCTGACAAAGAGTTTGCACTTAAATTGGCAAAGGAAGGGCGAAAAAGAGTGGAAGGACAATATTCAATTGAAAAAACCGGAGAAAAATTTCTTTCCTTTTTGCGAGATAAAAGAAAGATTAGCCGATTATGAATCAAATTACGCGAATTATAAAAAACACCGGCGTTGAAGTCATATCCAATATGTTGAATATGGGACTTAGCGCTGTATTTACATTCATAGTAGCAAGAATGTTGGGTCCTCAGCGTTATGGTGTGTATTCGTTGGTAACTACTTTTCCTTTGATTTTTGCCGCACTTATTATTTTTGGATTAGACTGTGTACTTATTCGGGATATAGCTAGGGATAAAAAAGAATCAGGCAAGATGTTGTTTAACGCTATTCTATTTCAATCACTAATGACTATCGTGACTTCTTTGGTGATTATTGTGTCTATGTTTTTTCTCGGATATGAACCGAACACAATGTTTTTAATAATCTATTTTTTCCTCTTCTGCACAATAAATTCCATTACCACTGTTAATTCATCAGTCTTTAAAGCTTTTGAAAAGATGGAATATAACGCTCTTCTGAATTCCGGCGAGCGTTTTCTTGTTCTTCTTCTTGGAATTACTGTGATTATGAAATTTGGTTCAGTATTTTCAATATTGAGTGTTTTTGTAATTATAGCAATTTTTAAACTTGTAATTTCTTTGCGGCTTTCGTTTTCGAGATTTGTCAATTTAGAAATTGCCTTTGACAGGAAGATTTTTAATTATTTTTTTAAAGAAGGTTATCCTATTGCAGTGTCATCTTTTTTTACTGCTTTTAGATGGAATATCGTGATTGTCATAATTTCTAAGATGTTGACAGAAACTGATACAGGATATTACAATGCGGCTCTCAAGTTGGCATATCCGATACTGGTGGTAATTTTTGCCTATTCCGCAGCTATTCTCCCTGTGATGTCAAAATATTACAAAGATGATGATTACAATCTCGAGAGGCTTTACAAAGCTTCTCTTAAGCTTGCGATGACATTTTCAATTCCTTTAGCCATAATGATAAGCTTTTTCTCTTCAAAAATAGTTAACATACTATTTGGAAATCAATATCTCGTTTCAGCTACAGTATTGAAGATTGTTGTTTGGATTTTGCCTTTTTCCTTTTTACTTTACCCTCTTGGCAATCTTCTTATCGCAATGAATCGACAAAAAATTGCAATGAAAGCAAATGGGTATAATTCTATTATATTGGTGATACTTGCAATAATTCTCACTCACAGATTTGGTCTTTACGGCGCTTCTGCATCTATTGTTTTAGCAGAGTTTTTATTAGTAATCACATATTTTTATAATATAACGAAAATATATAAATATGTCGAAATATCAGAATTTCTTTTGAAACCTTTTTTTGCAGGTTTTTTGATGTTCTTGGCAGTATATTTGGCAGGAGAAAAGAATTTATTTTTTAGTATGCCTGTAAGTTTGATGCTTTATTTTTTTGTTTTATATTTTTCAGGAATTTTCCATAAAGAGGAGATAGAAAAGATAAAAGAAGCTTTTAGAATGAAAAATACGGAAAAAATCATAAATGAGTAGAAAGAAAATTGTTTTTGTTTGCCTCACTTTTCATTGGCCACCATTAGGAGGAGCATGGGTTGATGAATATGAAGTGATGTCGCGATTATCCGAAAAATATGATCTTACTTTAATCGTCCCTTCCTTTGAGCGATTTTTCCCGAGAGGAAAAATAGAGAAAGAGATGCCATTCAAAGTTGTAAGGATACCATTCAACATTGTGTCATTCAATCGTTTTATTCTATCTAGAAAAATAAGGAGCGCAGTCGATAAAATATCTCCTGATGTCATTTTTATAGGAGAATCAGGAGTAATGAGACCACATATTTCAAATGCATTGACAAAATATAAGGTTATTCACCGCTTCTATTCAACTTCTATATGGTGTTTCAATCAAAACTATTTTCAA from Candidatus Schekmanbacteria bacterium includes these protein-coding regions:
- a CDS encoding flippase, producing MNQITRIIKNTGVEVISNMLNMGLSAVFTFIVARMLGPQRYGVYSLVTTFPLIFAALIIFGLDCVLIRDIARDKKESGKMLFNAILFQSLMTIVTSLVIIVSMFFLGYEPNTMFLIIYFFLFCTINSITTVNSSVFKAFEKMEYNALLNSGERFLVLLLGITVIMKFGSVFSILSVFVIIAIFKLVISLRLSFSRFVNLEIAFDRKIFNYFFKEGYPIAVSSFFTAFRWNIVIVIISKMLTETDTGYYNAALKLAYPILVVIFAYSAAILPVMSKYYKDDDYNLERLYKASLKLAMTFSIPLAIMISFFSSKIVNILFGNQYLVSATVLKIVVWILPFSFLLYPLGNLLIAMNRQKIAMKANGYNSIILVILAIILTHRFGLYGASASIVLAEFLLVITYFYNITKIYKYVEISEFLLKPFFAGFLMFLAVYLAGEKNLFFSMPVSLMLYFFVLYFSGIFHKEEIEKIKEAFRMKNTEKIINE
- a CDS encoding glycosyltransferase family 1 protein — its product is MKIVFALTYYDNSLFIGGTQSLVRRLSLELCRKGEELYILTINHRKGKTSDSLLITKSEDLNIIKINHKGSLFAKFKRKIVRRLFKTGYILKRKECYQFLYDADVIVFFDVNEMTFPFHLNRFNGLKVFYCCTLLEKEDYFRKNPFSRLLLKNSSDYYLASNVETKSALKRLGVEESKIEVIPYGIEIDKYQRNASYSFDVKRIGFLGGIEERKGIHILLEACKKLDMPFRLMIAGQIRDEKYFNDIKKEIDMINKRENCEAKYIGCLPDEEMVSFYSSLTVFVCPSLSEEFGIVILEAMACETPVIASKEGGLKTIIEDGKSGLLFEKGNAEELNRKLDLILSDKEFALKLAKEGRKRVEGQYSIEKTGEKFLSFLRDKRKISRL